The proteins below are encoded in one region of Takifugu rubripes chromosome 1, fTakRub1.2, whole genome shotgun sequence:
- the ccnyl1 gene encoding cyclin-Y-like protein 1 — protein MGNTVSCCVSPESSPKLPSRLTAERLEELQASSEVSDDTTVPYLQHISDREVPDELALESNPSDHARANTIFLNKSQTDVRDKRRSNHTNHVSPGLLSRKYSSCSTIFIDDNTVSQPNLKNTIKCVTLAIYYHIKNRDSDRSLDIFDEKLHPLSKEPVSDDYSSVDPEHRLIYRFVRTLFSAAQLTAECAIVTLVYLERLLTYAELDICPANWKHIVLGAILLASKVWDDQAVWNVDYCQILKDITVEDMNEMERHFLELLQFNINVPASIYAKYYFDLRQLADDNNLNFPLEPLNNQRAQKLEAISRLCEDKYKDLSRAAMRRSLSADNLIGVRHSNAVLS, from the exons ATGGGGAACACGGTGTCATGCTGCGTGTCGCCCGAATCCAGCCCCAAATTACCATCCAGACTGACGGCGGAGCGGCTGGAGGAGTTACAGGCCAGCAGCGAAGTTAGCGACGACACCACGGTGCCCTACCTGCAGCACATCAGTGACCGGGAGGTCCCCGACG AACTGGCTCTTGAGTCCAACCCATCAGACCACGCCAGAGCAAACACCATCTTCCTCAACAAGTCCCAAACAGACG tACGAGATAAGAGGAGAAGCAATCACACAAATCAC GTCTCCCCGGGTCTGCTGTCACGGAAATACAGCTCCTGCTCCACAATCTTTATAGACGACAACACAGTCAGCCAGCCAAACCTCAAAAACACTATCAAATG TGTCACATTAGCCATTTATTACCACATCAAGAACAG GGACTCAGACAGGTCATTGGACATCTTTGATGAAAAGTTGCACCCTTTATCA AAGGAGCCAGTGTCGGATGACTACTCCAGCGTGGACCCTGAACACAGGCTGATCTACCGCTTTGTCAGAACACTCTTCAGTGCTGCTCAGCTGACTGCAGAATGTGCCATTGTTACTCTC GTGTATTTGGAACGTCTTCTGACCTACGCTGAGCTGGATATCTGCCCTGCCAACTGGAAGCACATCGTTCTGGGAGCCATCTTGCTGGCTTCCAAAGTTTGGGATGATCAGGCTGTGTGGAATGTTGACTACTGTCAGATCCTTAAGGACATCACAGTGGAGGACAT gaaTGAGATGGAGCGCCACTTCCTGGAGCTGCTTCAGTTCAACATCAACGTGCCGGCCAGCATCTATGCCAAGTATTACTTTGATCTGCGACAGCTGGCTGATGACAACAACCTCAACTTCCCACTGGAGCCTCTGAACAACCAGCGTGCCCAGAAACTGGAG GCCATCTCCAGACTGTGTGAGGACAAGTACAAGGACCTCAGTCGAGCGGCCATGAGACGATCCCTCAGCGCTGACAACCTGATCGGCGTGCGCCACTCTAACGCCGTGCTGTCCTAG
- the fzd5 gene encoding frizzled-5: MIHCVASTTAVLLLLVPGLTFGASKDLVCEPITVPMCKDIGYNLTYMPNQFNHDTQEEVGLEVHQFWPLVRIRCSPDLLFFLCSMYTPICLPDYRKPLPPCRSVCERAKQGCSPLMSQYGFEWPERMSCEKLPQLGDEVLCMDQNNTESTTLASTFPKPTPKVQTRTLSPHQCDRECRCRAPLVPIKRESLTSYHHTHAGPVPNCAQPCHQPFFSADERAFTSLWIGLWSLLCFISTLTTVATFLIDMERFQYPERPIIFLAGCYLFVSLGYIIRLVAGHEQVACGSSSSVHEDQLYLLYDTTGPALCTLVFLLVYFFGMASSIWWVVLSFTWFLAAGLKWGSEAIAGYAQYFHLAAWLIPSLKTIIILAMSSVDADPVAGICYVGNQSLESLRGFVLAPLVVYLFTGSFFLLAGFISLFRIRSIIKQGGTKTDKLERLMIRIGLFTVLYTVPATVVVACLVYEQHYRPGWEETLACSCLTEQQLLGMGPDYAIFMLKYFMCLVVGITSGVWIWSGKTLESWRRFVAHCCPCWLQTATAPPSMYSEASTALTGHTGTGLTAGFYHKSVSSHI; encoded by the coding sequence atgattcaCTGTGTGGCATCCACGAcggcagtgctgctgctgctggttcctggTCTCACTTTTGGAGCGTCTAAAGATCTTGTGTGTGAGCCTATAACTGTGCCCATGTGCAAGGACATTGGCTACAACCTGACCTACATGCCCAACCAGTTTAACCATGatacccaggaggaggtgggccTAGAGGTACACCAGTTCTGGCCCCTGGTCCGTATCCGCTGCTCTCCGGACCTGCTCTTCTTCCTGTGCAGCATGTACACCCCAATCTGCCTGCCAGACTACCGCAAGCCGCTGCCTCCCTGCCGGTCTGTGTGTGAACGGGCCAAGCAGGGCTGTTCTcctctgatgagccaatatggCTTTGAGTGGCCGGAGAGAATGAGCTGCGAGAAGCTGCCCCAACTTGGTGATGAGGTTCTGTGCATGGACCAGAACAACACTGAGTCCACCACCCTAGCTTCAACCTTTCCAAAACCCACCCCCAAAGTTCAGACCAGAACCCTAAGCCCGCATCAGTGTGACCGAGAGTGCCGCTGTCGAGCGCCCCTGGTCCCCATCAAGAGGGAGTCCCTCACATCCTACCACCACACTCACGCCGGCCCGGTACCCAACTGTGCCCAGCCCTGCCACCAGCCCTTCTTCTCAGCGGACGAACGTGCCTTCACCAGCCTCTGGATTGGACTTTGGTCATTGTTGTGCTTCATCTCCACCTTAACAACTGTTGCTACCTTCCTTATTGACATGGAACGGTTCCAGTACCCAGAGAGGCCCATCATCTTCCTGGCTGGCTGTTACCTCTTTGTGTCGTTGGGCTACATCATTCGCCTGGTGGCCGGCCATGAGCAGGTGGCCtgtggctccagcagcagcgtgcATGAAGACCAGTTGTACCTCCTGTACGACACCACCGGTCCCGCTCTCTGCACCCTTGTCTTCCTGTTGGTGTATTTCTTTGGTATGGCCAGTTCTATCTGGTGGGTGGTGCTGTCCTTCACCTGGTTTCTGGCTGCTGGGTTGAAGTGGGGCAGCGAGGCTATTGCAGGATATGCCCAGTACTTCCACCTTGCCGCCTGGCTCATTCCAAGTCTCAAAACCATCATCATTCTGGCGATGAGCTCTGTGGATGCGGATCCCGTGGCTGGAATCTGTTATGTTGGGAACCAGAGCCTGGAAAGCCTGAGGGGATTCGTACTCGCACCTCTCGTTGTTTACCTCTTCACTGGCTCGTTTTTCTTACTCGCTGGTTTCATTTCGCTATTCCGTATTCGAAGCATCATCAAGCAGGGTGGCACCAAGACAGACAAACTGGAGCGGCTGATGATCCGCATTGGACTTTTCACAGTTCTATATACAGTCCCCGCCACCGTGGTGGTGGCCTGTCTGGTCTATGAACAGCACTACCGGCCAGGCTGGGAGGAGACCTTGGCATGCTCCTGCCtgactgagcagcagctcctgggtATGGGCCCAGACTACGCCATCTTCATGCTCAAGTACTTCATGTGTTTAGTTGTGGGCATCACCTCAGGAGTCTGGATTTGGTCAGGAAAAACCCTGGAGTCATGGAGGAGGTTTGTGGCTCATTGTtgcccctgctggctgcagacGGCCACTGCGCCCCCGTCGATGTACAGCGAAGCCAGTACTGCTTTAACTGGACACACAGGAACTGGGCTGACAGCAGGGTTCTACCATAAATCCGTGTCTTCCCATATATAA